The following are from one region of the Primulina eburnea isolate SZY01 chromosome 17, ASM2296580v1, whole genome shotgun sequence genome:
- the LOC140818460 gene encoding LOW QUALITY PROTEIN: FT-interacting protein 1-like (The sequence of the model RefSeq protein was modified relative to this genomic sequence to represent the inferred CDS: inserted 1 base in 1 codon; deleted 1 base in 1 codon) yields MNTRAPSNPPQDEYKIKETKPQLGERWPYGGARGGGGWISSDRVTSTYDLVEQMYYLYVRVVKARDLPPNPVTGNCDPYVEVKLGNYKGKTQRFEKKTNPEWNQVFAFSKEKIQSSVLEVFVRDREMVTRDDYLGKVVFDMNEVPTRVPPDSPLAPQWYRLEDRRGENKLKGEVMVAVWMGTQADEAFPESWHSDAALVQGEGVFSVRSKVYVSPKLWYLRVNVIEAQDVESEDKSQLPQVFVKAHVGNQILKTKLCPSRTINPFWNEDLIFVAAEPFEEQLFLTIENKLTASKDELVGKVSLPLTIFERRLDHRPVHSRWFDLEKFGFGVLEGDRRKELKFSTRLHLRACLEGGYHVLDESTMYISDQKPTARQLWKQPIGILEVGLLSAQGLLPMKTRDGRGTTDAYCVAKYGQKWVRTRTIVDSMSPKWNEQYTWEVYDPCTVITIGVFDNCHLGGKEKSAAGNGSGRDSRIGKVRIRLSTLETDRIYTHSYPLLVLQPSGLKKTGELQIAFRFTCLSLAHMVYLYSRPLLPKMHYLHPFTVSQLDSLRYQAMNIVASRLGRAEPPLRKEVVEYMIDVDSHMWSMRRSKANFFRIVSLFTGFISISKWLVEVCQWKNPITTILVHILFCILICYPELILPTTFLYMFLIGLWNFRHKPRNPPHMDTKISWAEAVHPDELDEEFDTFPTSKPQDIIRMRYDRLRSVAGRIQTVVGDMATQGERFHALLGWRDPRATSIFVVFCLCAAVALYITPFKIVILLAGLFMLRHPRFRSKMPSVPXNFFRRLPARSDSML; encoded by the exons ATGAACACTCGTGCACCTTCAAACCCTCCTCAAGATGAATACAAGATTAAAGAAACAAAGCCACAGTTAGGCGAGCGATGGCCTTATGGAGGAGCTCGAGGTGGTGGAGGGTGGATTAGTAGTGACAGAGTTACGAGTACGTATGATCTTGTCGAGCAAATGTATTATCTATATGTTCGCGTGGTGAAAGCTCGAGACCTCCCTCCAAACCCTGTGACAGGAAACTGCGATCCTTATGTGGAGGTGAAGCTAGGGAACTACAAGGGTAAAACTCAGAGATTTGAGAAGAAAACGAACCCGGAGTGGAATCAAGTGTTCGCATTCTCGAAAGAGAAGATTCAGTCCTCTGTTCTTGAAGTGTTTGTTAGAGACAGAGAGATGGTAACAAGGGATGATTATCTTGGAAAAGTTGTGTTTGATATGAATGAAGTGCCCACAAGAGTTCCACCAGAC AGTCCTTTAGCCCCTCAATGGTATCGCCTCGAAGATCGTCGGGGCGAAAATAAATTGAAAGGGGAAGTTATGGTTGCAGTTTGGATGGGGACGCAAGCTGATGAAGCTTTTCCTGAATCTTGGCATTCAGATGCTGCTTTAGTGCAAGGAGAAGGTGTTTTCAGTGTAAGATCAAAGGTGTATGTCTCGCCTAAACTGTGGTACTTACGTGTTAATGTGATTGAGGCACAGGACGTGGAATCAGAAGACAAAAGCCAGCTCCCACAGGTGTTTGTTAAAGCTCATGTTGGGAACCAGATACTCAAGACTAAGCTCTGCCCAAGTAGAACCATTAATCCGTTTTGGAATGAAGATTTGATCTTTGTTGCTGCCGAGCCTTTCGAAGAGCAACTATTCCTCACTATCGAAAATAAGCTGACCGCATCTAAAGATGAGCTTGTTGGGAAGGTAAGCTTGCCATTAACCATCTTTGAGAGGCGTTTGGATCACAGGCCTGTGCATTCTCGTTGGTTCGATCTTGAGAAGTTTGGGTTCGGTGTTTTGGAGGGAGATAGAAGAAAAGAGCTAAAATTTTCAACAAGGCTTCATTTGAGAGCCTGTCTTGAAGGTGGATACCATGTACTAGATGAGTCCACTATGTATATCAGTGATCAAAAGCCTACTGCTAGGCAACTGTGGAAGCAGCCAATTGGGATTCTTGAAGTAGGGCTGTTGAGTGCACAAGGGCTTCTACCGATGAAAACACGAGATGGAAGAGGTACTACAGATGCTTACTGCGTAGCTAAATACGGGCAGAAGTGGGTAAGAACTCGAACCATAGTAGATAGCATGAGCCCCAAATGGAATGAGCAATACACGTGGGAGGTGTATGATCCCTGCACGGTGATCACAATTGGAGTTTTTGACAACTGCCACTTGGGAGGGAAGGAGAAATCAGCAGCCGGCAATGGTTCCGGAAGAGATTCAAGAATAGGTAAAGTAAGAATCCGGCTCTCGACATTAGAAACTGATAGGATCTATACCCATTCTTACCCACTCCTTGTGCTGCAACCATCTGGTTTGAAGAAAACAGGCGAACTCCAGATAGCGTTTCGATTCACTTGCCTCTCATTAGCACACATGGTGTACCTTTACAGCCGGCCATTACTCCCCAAAATGCACTATCTGCATCCATTTACAGTCAGCCAATTAGACAGCTTAAGGTATCAAGCGATGAACATTGTGGCATCAAGACTCGGAAGAGCTGAGCCACCACTGAGAAAAGAAGTGGTTGAATACATGATAGACGTGGATTCACATATGTGGAGCATGCGCAGAAGTAAGGCCAATTTCTTTCGAATCGTCTCACTCTTTACGGGCTTCATCTCCATAAGCAAATGGCTTGTCGAGGTCTGCCAATGGAAGAACCCAATCACCACCATTTTAGTCCACATTCTCTTCTGCATACTGATCTGCTACCCCGAACTAATCCTCCCCACGACATTCCTCTACATGTTTCTGATCGGACTTTGGAACTTCAGACACAAACCAAGAAACCCACCACACATGGACACAAAAATATCTTGGGCAGAAGCGGTGCACCCAGATGAACTAGACGAGGAATTCGACACGTTCCCCACGTCTAAACCTCAAGATATCATCCGGATGAGGTACGATAGGCTCAGAAGCGTGGCGGGGAGGATACAGACGGTTGTGGGAGACATGGCGACACAGGGTGAAAGGTTTCATGCGCTGCTGGGCTGGAGGGACCCGAGAGCGACGAGCATATTCGTGGTTTTCTGTCTCTGTGCGGCCGTTGCTCTGTATATAACTCCATTCAAGATCGTGATTCTGTTAGCGGGCTTGTTTATGCTTCGGCACCCCAGATTTCGAAGCAAGATGCCCTCCGTCC GCAATTTCTTCAGGCGATTACCGGCTCGATCTGATAGCATGTTATAG
- the LOC140818196 gene encoding LOW QUALITY PROTEIN: cytochrome P450 93A3-like (The sequence of the model RefSeq protein was modified relative to this genomic sequence to represent the inferred CDS: deleted 1 base in 1 codon), with amino-acid sequence MAEIWEYFGLFLVLLISTILVRATLKKHSSKCLPPSPLALPIIGHLHLLAPVPHQALAKLASQYGPLIHIYLGSVPCLVASSPETAREVLKTHEGSFSDRPQTAATDYLSYGSQDFSFAPYGPYWKFIKKLCMSGLLGGQTLDLMMPTRRSEMRNLVELFLKKAESGTSVEVGKELIRMTNNSISRMTMGQRCSGDESGAGEVRKLIQETAELTGKFNLSDYIWFCKNLDLQGFGKRLKDVRDKFDELMENIIDEHQEARRSVKQKGEVGIVKDFLHILLDISEDKNSEIKLTRENIKAFILDIFAAGTDTSAITVEWALSELINHPNIMQKAVQEIDTIVGHNKVVEESDIPNLPYIQAIIKETLRLHPTAPLIIRESSKDCTIGNYHIPSKTRLFVNVWAIGRDGSHWENALEFKPDRFLNDDGSVKGQLDVRGQNYHLLPFGSGRRGCPGSSLALQIVQTTLAAMIQCFEWRVEGGNGSVNMEEGIGITLPRANPLVCFPVARFQPIPVSSM; translated from the exons ATGGCCGAAATCTGGGAATATTTTGGTCTTTTCCTCGTTTTGCTCATTTCTACGATACTTGTTCGAGCAACGTTGAAGAAACACTCTTCCAAATGTCTTCCACCGAGCCCTCTAGCCTTACCGATCATTGGACACCTCCATCTCTTGGCT CCAGTACCTCATCAAGCTCTAGCCAAACTTGCGTCTCAATATGGACCCTTGATTCACATATACCTTGGCTCAGTTCCTTGTTTAGTTGCTTCATCACCGGAAACGGCGAGAGAAGTTCTCAAAACACACGAAGGCTCTTTCTCGGATCGACCCCAAACAGCTGCCACGGATTACTTAAGTTACGGTTCTCAAGATTTCTCATTTGCTCCTTATGGACCGTATTGGAAGTTCATCAAGAAACTGTGCATGTCTGGACTTCTTGGAGGCCAGACGTTAGACTTGATGATGCCGACTAGGCGTAGTGAAATGAGGAATCTTGTTGAACTTTTTTTGAAGAAGGCCGAGTCTGGTACTTCTGTTGAGGTTGGGAAGGAGCTTATCAGAATGACAAACAATTCGATATCTAGAATGACGATGGGCCAAAGATGTTCCGGGGACGAAAGTGGAGCAGGGGAAGTCAGGAAACTGATTCAAGAAACTGCTGAACTTACAGGAAAATTTAATCTATCAGATTATATTTGGTTCTGCAAAAACTTGGACTTACAGGGATTTGGTAAGCGTTTGAAAGACGTCCGCGACAAGTTTGATGAGTTGATGGAGAATATTATAGACGAACATCAAGAAGCAAGAAGATCAGTGAAGCAAAAAGGGGAAGTAGGGATTGTGAAGGATTTCCTTCACATTTTACTTGATATATCCGAAGATAAAAACTCAGAAATCAAGCTAACAAGGGAAAATATAAAGGCTTTTATCTTG GACATATTCGCTGCCGGAACAGATACATCAGCAATCACAGTGGAGTGGGCATTGTCAGAGCTAATCAACCATCCAAACATTATGCAAAAGGCAGTTCAAGAAATTGACACCATCGTAGGACACAACAAGGTCGTTGAAGAATCCGATATCCCAAACCTTCCATACATCCAAGCCATCATAAAAGAAACACTAAGGCTCCACCCCACTGCCCCATTAATCATCAGAGAATCGAGCAAAGACTGCACCATTGGAAATTACCACATCCCATCTAAAACTAGACTATTTGTCAATGTTTGGGCTATTGGAAGGGATGGTAGTCATTGGGAAAACGCACTCGAATTCAAGCCCGATCGATTCTTGAATGATGATGGAAGTGTGAAAGGGCAGCTGGATGTGAGGGGACAAAACTACCATCTTTTGCCGTTCGGGAGCGGGCGAAGAGGATGCCCCGGATCTTCATTGGCATTGCAGATCGTTCAGACAACCTTAGCCGCCATGATCCAGTGTTTCGAGTGGAGGGTTGAGGGAGGAAATGGGAGTGTGAATATGGAGGAAGGGATTGGAATAACACTGCCAAGGGCTAATCCTTTGGTTTGCTTTCCTGTGGCTAGGTTCCAACCTATTCCCGTTTCATCTATGTGA
- the LOC140818213 gene encoding protein POLYCHOME: MPEARDRLSREDDVVANYSRRRNSNTGDRSIGRGDSLIFVRQDDADEGQRAETPFRWRDTAMTGPTAEASGGGGGRGRGIVGSPRIGRGGYFLRSPASVFGRENLSPMIGSGRGRGGYRVRGSSVLPAWYPRRPLRDITAVARAIERRRLHRGESEGLLTESPIPQDQTVRVPSVSTSGAQLEHDISMTSPHPTIGIKHCPPTIGKVPKILLDITRQSAEETACLTPQRKLLNSIDNVEKVVMDELRKLKRTPTAKKVEREKRVRTLMSMR, translated from the exons ATGCCGGAGGCAAGAGACCGGTTGTCGAGGGAAGATGACGTAGTGGCGAATTACAGCAGAAGAAGAAACTCAAACACTGGCGATCGAAGCATTGGGAGAGGTGACTCGTTGATATTTGTTCGACAAGATGATGCTGACGAGGGGCAGCGTGCTGAAACTCCGTTCAGATGGCGAGATACGGCAATGACTGGGCCAACGGCAGAGGCttctggtggtggtggtggccgTGGGAGGGGAATTGTTGGAAGTCCAAGAATCGGGCGAGGCGGTTATTTTTTACGGTCACCTGCATCAGTCTTTGGGCGTGAAAATTTGTCTCCCATGATTGGCAGTGGCCGTGGTCGAGGCGGTTACCGTGTCCGTGGAAGTAGCGTTTTGCCCGCTTGGTATCCAAGAAGACCTCTTCGTGACATCACTGCTGTAGCGAGG GCAATAGAGAGAAGAAGATTGCATCGGGGAGAAAGTGAAGGCCTATTAACTGAGAGTCCTATACCCCAGGACCAGACAGTTCGTGTTCCTTCTGTGTCTACATCAGGTGCTCAGCTCGAGCACGATATTTCTATGACATCTCCACACCCAACAATTGGAATTAAGCACTGCCCACCAACTATCGGGAAAGTGCCAAAGATATTGCTTGATATCACACGACAGAGTGCTGAAGAAACAGCTTGCTTAACCCCACAGAGAAAGCTTCTAAACAGCATCGACAACGTAGAAAAAGTGGTCATGGATGAGCTGCGTAAGCTGAAGAGGACTCCTACTGCCAAAAAAGTTGAGAGGGAAAAAAGAGTTCGGACTTTGATGTCAATGCGGTGA
- the LOC140818481 gene encoding receptor protein kinase-like protein ZAR1 produces MKHLNDNASVVLKFLYFFTFCISFTASLNSDGLSLLALKAAIAEDPTQALVSWSESDSTPCRWTGVTCDHSYDRVTSISLPSKNLTGYIPSVVGALSFLTALDLSHNFFCGPLPHAISTLQTLVHLDLSCNNFNGSLPESLSYLTQLRGTLNLSYNAFSGEIPASYGRFPVIVSLDLRYNNLTGKIPEVGSLLNQGPTAFSGNPFLCGFPLDTPCSEPEAQNPRFFNNPQKPLDGGVSSNWFVENRKIKGGSVLISVISGVSFVVGVVFVSVYVIKKKRKMGEGKMGTENLCKEELGMEKMERKEEEQKGKFVLVDEGFGLELEDLLRASAYVVGKSRSGIMYKVVVGGGKGGCSQAVVAVRRLSEGDQPLKFKEFEAEAEAIGRVEHPNIVKLKAYYYASDEKLLVSEFIRNGSVHNALHGGPAYASPPLFWAARLKIIRETARGLMHIHECSPRKYVHGNIKSSKVLLDDDLKPYISGFGLSRFIPTNPKSSGAHSITPKSSSSTLPAILYTAPESRAPSSKLTQKSDVYSFGIVVLEILTGRLPDGGPDDDGKGLESRVRKVFREERPLSEIIDPALLHEVYAKKQVVATFHVALNCTELDPELRPRMRKVCDNLDCIEQNEK; encoded by the exons ATGAAGCATCTGAACGATAATGCTTCTGTAGTACTCAAATTTCTTTACTTCTTCACGTTCTGCATTTCTTTCACTGCTTCACTGAATTCAGATGGCCTTTCACTGTTAGCTCTGAAAGCCGCCATTGCTGAAGATCCAACGCAAGCTCTCGTTTCTTGGTCTGAATCAGATTCAACTCCATGCAGGTGGACTGGTGTCACCTGTGATCATTCCTACGATAGAGTAACCTCCATTTCACTGCCCAGCAAGAATCTCACTGGCTATATTCCATCAGTTGTTGGAGCGCTCTCGTTTCTGACGGCTCTTGATCTTTCACACAACTTTTTCTGTGGACCTTTGCCACATGCTATCTCCACCCTCCAAACCCTCGTACATCTCGATTTATCTTGTAATAATTTCAATGGTTCACTCCCAGAAAGCCTAAGCTATTTAACCCAATTGAGAGGGACCCTGAACCTTTCTTACAATGCATTTTCCGGTGAAATTCCAGCGAGTTATGGGCGGTTCCCCGTGATTGTTAGCTTAGACCTTCGGTACAATAACCTCACTGGAAAAATACCTGAGGTGGGTTCACTTTTGAACCAGGGTCCAACAGCGTTTTCAGGGAACCCTTTTCTTTGTGGGTTTCCATTAGACACTCCATGCTCAGAGCCAGAAGCTCAGAACCCAAGATTCTTCAACAACCCACAAAAACCTCTAGACGGAGGGGTTTCCTCAAATTGGTTTGTAGAAAATCGAAAGATTAAAGGCGGGTCCGTGTTGATTTCAGTGATTTCTGGGGTTTCCTTCGTTGTTGGTGTAGTGTTTGTTTCAGTGTATGTAATTAAGAAAAAACGGAAGATGGGGGAGGGCAAAATGGGAACAGAAAACTTGTGCAAGGAGGAACTGGGGATggagaaaatggagagaaagGAGGAGGAGCAAAAGGGTAAATTCGTTCTTGTTGATGAGGGGTTTGGGTTAGAATTAGAGGATTTGTTAAGGGCATCAGCTTATGTTGTCGGCAAAAGTAGGAGTGGCATAATGTACAAGGTGGTGGTTGGTGGTGGGAAGGGCGGTTGCAGCCAGGCGGTGGTGGCGGTGAGGCGGCTGAGTGAGGGTGATCAGCCCTTGAAGTTTAAGGAGTTCGAGGCAGAGGCGGAGGCCATTGGTAGAGTTGAGCATCCAAACATTGTGAAACTGAAAGCTTATTACTATGCCAGCGATGAAAAATTGCTGGTTTCCGAATTCATTCGGAACGGAAGCGTGCACAATGCACTTCATG GAGGACCTGCCTATGCATCGCCTCCGTTGTTTTGGGCAGCAAGACTGAAGATCATTCGAGAAACCGCAAGGGGTCTGATGCACATTCACGAGTGCAGCCCAAGAAAGTATGTCCACGGgaacataaaatcatcaaaagtcCTGCTTGATGATGACTTAAAACCGTATATCTCCGGGTTTGGTCTCTCTCGTTTCATTCCAACAAACCCAAAATCTTCCGGTGCTCATTCCATAACACCTAAAAGTTCTAGTAGTACTCTACCAGCAATCCTGTACACGGCACCAGAATCTCGAGCTCCAAGCAGCAAGTTGACCCAAAAAAGCGACGTCTATTCCTTTGGTATTGTGGTTTTAGAGATTCTTACAGGTCGACTACCGGACGGTGGGCCTGATGATGACGGTAAAGGACTCGAGAGTCGAGTTAGAAAAGTGTTTCGCGAGGAAAGGCCGTTATCTGAAATTATCGATCCTGCTCTTTTGCACGAGGTATATGCTAAAAAGCAAGTCGTTGCAACGTTTCATGTTGCGTTAAATTGTACGGAATTGGACCCCGAGTTGCGACCTAGGATGAGAAAGGTTTGTGACAATCTGGACTGCATCGAACAGAATGAAAAATGA